The following proteins are co-located in the Pelagicoccus sp. SDUM812003 genome:
- a CDS encoding PadR family transcriptional regulator, whose product MAKEKADLLQGTLDLLILKALQLESMHGFGVSNRIRQISADVLRVDQGSLYPALYRLEERGWVKAKWGVSENNRKARFYSLTRLGRKQLESETEKWERLSFAVDQVLAAQPKET is encoded by the coding sequence ATGGCTAAAGAAAAAGCAGATTTACTTCAGGGCACGCTCGACTTGCTCATTCTCAAAGCGCTTCAGCTCGAATCCATGCACGGGTTCGGCGTGAGCAACCGCATCCGACAGATTTCCGCTGACGTGCTACGCGTTGACCAAGGGTCGCTCTACCCGGCGCTTTATCGTCTGGAGGAGCGCGGTTGGGTTAAAGCGAAATGGGGCGTTTCGGAGAACAACCGCAAGGCTCGCTTCTACAGTTTGACCCGGCTCGGTCGCAAGCAGCTGGAAAGCGAGACCGAGAAATGGGAGCGCCTTTCCTTTGCCGTTGACCAAGTGCTGGCGGCTCAACCGAAAGAGACTTAG